A genomic stretch from Thermococcus sp. includes:
- a CDS encoding proteasome assembly chaperone family protein, with product MEKPVKLILPEIKNPILIEGYPGIGLVGHIVGNFLAKELGMEMIGYVESPFIPPMSIVLEGKPNPPLRFYGKDNIIVAVADIYVPPTLVNEIAKELASYLSDMNAQKVISIGGIGIGFFKEKMEVWGVGAREELNKELEEAGAKILQYGSIMGMSGKLLWEAGKKGLNAYVLLGETFGDRPDPRAAANVIDVLKKLAPIDVSTEPLIKEAEMIEEQLRKMHEQMEQARKKEMKQYESIYL from the coding sequence ATGGAAAAGCCAGTAAAGCTTATCCTGCCGGAGATAAAGAACCCGATACTCATCGAAGGTTACCCCGGAATAGGACTGGTCGGCCATATAGTCGGTAACTTCCTGGCCAAAGAACTCGGAATGGAGATGATAGGCTACGTTGAAAGCCCCTTCATACCGCCAATGAGCATAGTTCTCGAAGGAAAGCCCAATCCACCACTCCGCTTCTACGGTAAGGACAACATAATAGTCGCTGTCGCTGACATCTACGTCCCGCCGACGCTTGTGAACGAGATAGCGAAGGAACTCGCTAGTTACCTCAGCGACATGAACGCCCAGAAGGTCATTTCCATAGGGGGCATAGGCATAGGATTCTTTAAGGAGAAGATGGAAGTCTGGGGTGTTGGAGCGAGGGAAGAGCTCAACAAAGAACTTGAGGAAGCGGGAGCGAAGATACTCCAGTACGGCTCGATTATGGGAATGAGCGGGAAGCTCCTCTGGGAGGCTGGAAAGAAGGGCCTCAACGCATACGTTCTGCTCGGGGAAACTTTTGGTGACAGACCAGACCCAAGGGCGGCCGCTAACGTCATAGATGTCCTGAAGAAGCTAGCACCTATAGACGTTTCAACGGAACCGCTCATCAAGGAGGCGGAGATGATAGAGGAACAGCTCAGGAAGATGCACGAAC
- a CDS encoding S-methyl-5'-thioadenosine phosphorylase translates to MPRIGIIGGSGVYGVFEPKETVKVHTPYGRPSAPVEIGEIGGVKVAFIPRHGKHHEFPPHEVPYRANIWALKELGVERVIGVTAVGSLREEYKPGDIVITDQFIDFTKKREYTFYNGPRVAHVSMADPFCPEMRRIFYETAKELGFPVHGKGTYVCIEGPRFSTRAESFMFRQYAHIIGMTLVPEINLARELGMCYVNIATVTDYDVWAEKPVDAQEVLKVMAENNYKVQELLKKAIPRIPEERKCGCADVLKTMFV, encoded by the coding sequence ATGCCAAGGATAGGCATCATAGGCGGTTCCGGGGTTTATGGCGTCTTCGAGCCGAAGGAGACCGTTAAGGTTCACACACCCTACGGCAGGCCTTCCGCTCCAGTGGAAATAGGCGAAATCGGAGGTGTGAAGGTGGCCTTTATACCAAGACACGGCAAGCACCACGAGTTTCCACCGCATGAAGTTCCCTACAGGGCGAACATTTGGGCGTTGAAGGAGCTTGGTGTTGAGAGGGTTATAGGTGTTACCGCAGTAGGTTCCCTCCGGGAGGAGTACAAGCCGGGCGACATCGTCATAACCGACCAGTTCATAGACTTCACCAAAAAGAGAGAATACACCTTCTACAACGGGCCCAGGGTAGCTCACGTCTCGATGGCCGACCCCTTCTGCCCGGAGATGAGGAGAATATTCTACGAGACTGCCAAAGAGCTCGGCTTCCCCGTCCACGGGAAGGGCACTTACGTCTGCATTGAAGGCCCGCGTTTTTCTACGAGGGCAGAGAGCTTCATGTTCAGGCAGTACGCCCACATAATAGGCATGACCCTCGTCCCGGAGATAAACCTTGCTCGCGAGCTTGGAATGTGCTACGTTAACATCGCAACGGTTACAGACTACGACGTCTGGGCCGAGAAGCCGGTTGATGCCCAGGAAGTGCTCAAGGTCATGGCCGAGAACAACTACAAGGTTCAGGAGCTCCTCAAAAAGGCCATTCCGCGTATTCCTGAGGAGAGGAAGTGTGGCTGTGCTGATGTACTTAAGACGATGTTCGTGTGA